A single genomic interval of Pseudodesulfovibrio sp. S3 harbors:
- a CDS encoding sirohydrochlorin cobaltochelatase — MMKTAIILAAFGSRNKNAMASLDHITERVRKAYPDHLIRVAYTSKTIRGHMKDAGEAVDSVPTALDNLLSEGVTHVVIQSLHLIPGTEFHELLSLANAHMLKDGGFNRVEVGFPLVAGETGVEAVADTILSIAEEGKGANDAVLFMGHGTKHDGNVYYEALHHAFQRRDPSVHMGAMEAEPGIDAIIERFQKDGVKKARLLPFLFGAGWHAARDMVGDSETSWKTRLKMAGIECEAVMKGAGEYDRLVNIWLKHLDDALKRMNRC; from the coding sequence ATGATGAAAACCGCCATTATCCTGGCCGCGTTCGGCTCCCGCAATAAAAACGCCATGGCCTCCCTCGACCACATCACCGAGCGGGTCAGGAAAGCGTACCCGGACCACCTGATCCGCGTGGCCTACACCTCCAAGACCATCCGCGGCCATATGAAGGACGCGGGCGAAGCAGTGGATTCCGTCCCGACGGCCCTGGACAATCTCCTCTCCGAGGGTGTCACCCACGTCGTAATCCAGTCCCTGCACCTCATCCCCGGCACGGAATTTCACGAACTGCTCAGCCTGGCCAATGCGCACATGCTCAAGGATGGCGGCTTCAACCGGGTGGAGGTCGGGTTCCCTCTGGTGGCCGGAGAAACAGGCGTGGAGGCGGTGGCCGACACTATTTTGTCCATAGCGGAAGAAGGCAAGGGCGCAAATGACGCCGTGCTCTTCATGGGCCACGGCACCAAACACGACGGCAACGTCTACTACGAAGCCCTGCACCATGCCTTTCAACGGCGTGACCCGTCAGTACACATGGGAGCCATGGAGGCCGAACCGGGCATCGACGCCATTATCGAACGGTTCCAGAAGGACGGGGTCAAGAAGGCCCGCCTGCTGCCTTTCCTGTTCGGAGCGGGCTGGCACGCGGCACGCGACATGGTGGGCGACAGTGAGACCAGTTGGAAAACCCGGCTGAAAATGGCCGGAATCGAGTGCGAAGCCGTGATGAAAGGGGCCGGTGAATACGACCGGCTGGTGAATATCTGGCTCAAACACCTGGACGACGCCCTCAAGCGCATGAACCGCTGCTAG
- a CDS encoding PilZ domain-containing protein, which produces MARNPFDISFGQPSGKREAYRASIPGLHVKVAGRPAVYSARDISPSGVGLSGATAMREGERFEIGLYFKGGQVALGIRARVVRVAASFTGLVFEEMDRRSQDAVHGLVLKEQKRQAEERKRDRLKKS; this is translated from the coding sequence ATGGCTCGAAATCCGTTTGACATATCGTTTGGGCAACCTTCCGGGAAGCGTGAAGCCTACCGGGCCAGCATTCCCGGTCTGCACGTCAAGGTGGCCGGGCGTCCGGCGGTCTATTCCGCCAGGGACATCAGCCCCAGCGGCGTGGGATTGTCCGGGGCAACGGCCATGCGCGAGGGGGAACGCTTCGAGATCGGCCTGTACTTCAAGGGTGGACAGGTGGCCTTGGGCATCCGGGCCAGGGTGGTCCGGGTCGCGGCCTCTTTTACCGGGCTGGTCTTTGAGGAGATGGACCGCCGGAGTCAGGACGCCGTTCACGGGTTGGTGCTCAAGGAGCAGAAGCGCCAGGCCGAAGAACGGAAACGGGATCGCTTGAAGAAGTCCTAG
- the cobI gene encoding precorrin-2 C(20)-methyltransferase, whose translation MTKTGILYGIGVGPGDPELLTLKAVRILGEVDVIFAAASTKNDYSTAYAIARPHLKKGVQVIQLGFPMTKDAQELDTAWKANAEIVAKVLDKGMDAAFLTLGDPLTYSTYGYLQRTLLSVNPNLHLQAVPGITSFHAAASKIGLVLVESKESLLITSGVADIARLEEQLDSCDNAVILKAYKNFDEIRDLLTRLRLADKTVLVSRLGMDDESILMDIKDAPKKPHYFSLALVKKNKT comes from the coding sequence GTGACAAAAACAGGCATTCTCTATGGCATAGGAGTCGGCCCCGGCGATCCCGAACTCCTCACCCTCAAAGCGGTCCGCATCCTGGGCGAGGTGGACGTGATCTTTGCCGCCGCCTCCACCAAGAACGACTATTCCACCGCATATGCCATTGCCAGGCCGCATCTGAAAAAGGGCGTCCAGGTCATCCAATTGGGGTTTCCCATGACAAAGGATGCCCAAGAGCTTGACACGGCTTGGAAAGCCAACGCCGAAATCGTTGCCAAAGTCCTGGACAAGGGAATGGACGCCGCCTTTCTGACCCTGGGCGACCCGCTGACCTATTCCACATACGGCTACCTTCAGCGCACCTTGCTCTCGGTAAATCCGAACCTGCACCTTCAGGCCGTCCCCGGCATCACCTCCTTCCACGCCGCAGCGTCCAAGATAGGCCTGGTCCTGGTCGAATCCAAGGAATCCCTGCTCATCACCTCGGGAGTTGCCGACATCGCACGGTTGGAGGAACAGCTTGACTCCTGCGACAACGCAGTTATTCTCAAAGCATACAAGAATTTCGATGAAATCCGGGATCTCCTGACCCGGTTGAGGCTGGCGGACAAGACCGTGCTGGTCTCCCGGCTGGGAATGGACGACGAGTCCATTCTCATGGACATCAAGGACGCACCCAAAAAGCCGCACTATTTTTCGCTGGCGCTGGTCAAAAAGAACAAGACATGA